A single Phragmites australis chromosome 4, lpPhrAust1.1, whole genome shotgun sequence DNA region contains:
- the LOC133916697 gene encoding uncharacterized protein LOC133916697 isoform X2: MQRMTRPRGMIGLQGEPNALPSLERLGGLDLSFSGTSFMTHTFKCPLFITVLDYLCLYVQHDERGSAGQGGRRYDRQASNYGGQRDQKERLVDRDEQKADKHSLQGMVEPAQQQNDGDSTWKHDRFLQLDEEAPIAKRRPPFQVMMSREQESADAPSVTAPDSRTRNPDQPGPTSAMREERRNYHMQGFRNHRPFVRPDDRSFRRGFPDHRSDGQRHGYDSRGRFAGRGGMDRDRFNNPYGGRSNLYQATGDEEEKWKHDLYDQTNRSPPPKTEEEQIAKVEALLEL, encoded by the exons ATGCAAAGAATGACCCGTCCGCGAGGCATGATAGGTCTCCAAGGGGAACCAAACGCTCTTCCGAGTCTAGAGAGACTTGGCGGCCTCGATCTTTCTTTCAG TGGGACTTCTTTTATGACACATACATTCAAATGTCCACTGTTTATAACAGTGTTAGATTACCTGTGCTTGTATGTACAGCACGATGAGCGTGGAAGTGCTGGGCAAGGTGGTCGACGCTATGACCGTCAGGCTAGTA ACTATGGAGGACAGAGGGATCAAAAGGAACGCCTTGTTGATAGAGATGAACAGAAGGCTGATAAACACAGTTTGCAGGGAATGGTTGAGCCGGCCCAGCAACAGAACGATGGTGATTCTACATGGAAGCATGATCGATTTCTCCAGTTGGATGAAGAAGCACCCATTGCCAAAAGGAGGCCGCCATTTCAGGTGATGATGTCACGAGAGCAAGAGTCAGCTGATGCTCCCTCTGTTACAGCACCGGATTCTAGAACACGAAATCCTGATCAACCTGGGCCCACTTCTGCAATGAGAGAAGAAAGGAGAAATTATCACATGCAGGGATTTCGAAATCATAGACCATTCGTAAGGCCAGATGATCGAAGTTTCAGAAGGGGATTTCCTGACCACAGGAGTGATGGCCAGAGACATGGATATGATTCAAGGGGAAGATTTGCTGGCAGGGGAGGAATGGACAGAGACAGGTTTAACAACCCGTATGGTGGGAGAAGCAACCTGTATCAGGCAActggtgatgaagaagaaaaatggaagCATGACCTTTATGATCAGACAAACAGGAGTCCGCCTCCAAAGACCGAGGAAGAGCAGATTGCAAAAGTTGAAGCATTGTTGGAGCTGTAG
- the LOC133916697 gene encoding uncharacterized protein LOC133916697 isoform X1 produces the protein MTTREPHEASRREGRDSHGRRDHSSSRSRRDDPSPRRRRDDRRHESERGHYRSRHQESVKAADRDQKRNKDAAQHDDPLNAEAKSLSDAKNDPSARHDRSPRGTKRSSESRETWRPRSFFQHDERGSAGQGGRRYDRQASNYGGQRDQKERLVDRDEQKADKHSLQGMVEPAQQQNDGDSTWKHDRFLQLDEEAPIAKRRPPFQVMMSREQESADAPSVTAPDSRTRNPDQPGPTSAMREERRNYHMQGFRNHRPFVRPDDRSFRRGFPDHRSDGQRHGYDSRGRFAGRGGMDRDRFNNPYGGRSNLYQATGDEEEKWKHDLYDQTNRSPPPKTEEEQIAKVEALLEL, from the exons atgacgacgagggAGCCGCACGAGGCGTCTCGGCGCGAGGGGCGCGACTCGCACGGGAGGCGCGACCACTCCTCGTCGAGGTCTCGGCGGGACGATCCCAG CCCAAGGAGAAGGAGAGATGACAGGAGGCATGAATCGGAAAGGGGTCACTACAGAAGTCGACATCAAGAAAGCGTTAAGGCAGCGGACCGTGATCAGAAGAGAAACAAAGATGCTGCACAGCACGATGATCCTCTGAATGCTGAGGCGAAATCGCTGAGTGATGCAAAGAATGACCCGTCCGCGAGGCATGATAGGTCTCCAAGGGGAACCAAACGCTCTTCCGAGTCTAGAGAGACTTGGCGGCCTCGATCTTTCTTTCAG CACGATGAGCGTGGAAGTGCTGGGCAAGGTGGTCGACGCTATGACCGTCAGGCTAGTA ACTATGGAGGACAGAGGGATCAAAAGGAACGCCTTGTTGATAGAGATGAACAGAAGGCTGATAAACACAGTTTGCAGGGAATGGTTGAGCCGGCCCAGCAACAGAACGATGGTGATTCTACATGGAAGCATGATCGATTTCTCCAGTTGGATGAAGAAGCACCCATTGCCAAAAGGAGGCCGCCATTTCAGGTGATGATGTCACGAGAGCAAGAGTCAGCTGATGCTCCCTCTGTTACAGCACCGGATTCTAGAACACGAAATCCTGATCAACCTGGGCCCACTTCTGCAATGAGAGAAGAAAGGAGAAATTATCACATGCAGGGATTTCGAAATCATAGACCATTCGTAAGGCCAGATGATCGAAGTTTCAGAAGGGGATTTCCTGACCACAGGAGTGATGGCCAGAGACATGGATATGATTCAAGGGGAAGATTTGCTGGCAGGGGAGGAATGGACAGAGACAGGTTTAACAACCCGTATGGTGGGAGAAGCAACCTGTATCAGGCAActggtgatgaagaagaaaaatggaagCATGACCTTTATGATCAGACAAACAGGAGTCCGCCTCCAAAGACCGAGGAAGAGCAGATTGCAAAAGTTGAAGCATTGTTGGAGCTGTAG